A genome region from Clupea harengus chromosome 7, Ch_v2.0.2, whole genome shotgun sequence includes the following:
- the bmpr1ba gene encoding bone morphogenetic protein receptor type-1B: MGLHWDGVRRTPLLLLGLTALFSQAQANVLDAMLLRNSGKAAADSSKEASGGTAPAPALPQRLLWCYCYHHCPEDSKNNTCRTDGFCFTMVEEEDGGVPVLTSGCLGLVGSEFQCRDTGNSRQRRTLECCTDQDYCNRDLRPTLPPLQTPNYVDGNIHHMALLISVTVCSIILSLIIVFCYFRYKRQESRPRYSMGLEQDETFIPQGESLKDLIEQSQSSGSGSGLPLLVQRTIAKQIQMVKQIGKGRYGEVWMGKWRGEKVAVKVFFTTEEASWFRETEIYQTVLMRHENILGFIAADIKGTGSWTQLYLITDYHESGSLYDYLKSTTLDTKAMLRLAYSSVSGLCHLHTEIFGTQGKPAIAHRDLKSKNILVKKNGTCCIADLGLAVKFISDTNEVDIPPNTRVGTKRFMPPEVLDESLNRNHFQSYIMADMYSFGLILWEIARRCVSGGIVEEYQLPYHDLVPTDPSYEDMREVVCIKRLRPSFPNRWSSDECLRQMGKLMTECWAQNPASRLTALRVKKTLAKMSESQDIKL, encoded by the exons CTAACGTCCTGGACGCCATGTTACTGAGGAATTCTGGGAAGGCGGCTGCGGACAGCAGCAAAGAGGCCAGTGGCGGCACGGCTCCGGCTCCGGCTCTGCCCCAGCGGCTGCTCTGGTGCTACTGCTACCACCACTGCCCCGAGGACTCCAAGAACAACACCTGCAG GACGGATGGTTTCTGCTTCAccatggtggaggaggaggacggcgGCGTGCCCGTCCTGACCTCTGGCTGCCTGGGGCTGGTGGGCTCCGAGTTCCAGTGCAGG GACACGGGGAACTCTCGTCAGAGGAGAACACTAGAGTGCTGCACTGACCAGGACTACTGCAACAGAGACCTGCGCCCCACCCTGCCCCCGCTGCAAACCCCCA ATTATGTGGATGGGAACATACACCACATGGCTCTGCTCATCTCAGTGACGGTCTGCAGCATCATCCTGTCACTCATCATCGTCTTCTGCTACTTCAG GTACAAGCGTCAGGAGTCTCGTCCCCGCTACAGCATGGGCCTGGAGCAGGACGAGACGTTCATCCCCCAGGGGGAGTCTCTGAAGGACCTGATCGAGCAGTCGCAGAGCTCAGGCAGCGGCTCAgggctccctctgctg gTGCAGCGCACCATCGCCAAGCAGATCCAGATGGTGAAGCAGATTGGTAAGGGCCGCTACGGCGAGGTGTGGATGGGCAAGTGGCGCGGGGAGAAGGTGGCCGTCAAAGTGTTCTTCACCACAGAGGAGGCCAGCTGGTTCCGCGAGACCGAGATCTACCAGACAGTGCTGATGAGGCACGAGAACATACTGG GCTTCATCGCAGCCGACATCAAAGGCACGGGCTCGTGGACGCAGCTCTACCTGATCACCGACTACCACGAGAGCGGCTCGCTCTACGACTACCTCAAGTCCACCACGCTGGACACCAAGGCCATGCTCCGGCTGGCCTACTCTTCCGTGTCGGGCCTGTGCCACCTGCACACGGAGATCTTCGGCACGCAGGGCAAGCCGGCCATCGCCCACCGCGACCTCAAGAGCAAGAACATCCTGGTCAAGAAGAACGGCACCTGCTGCATCGCTGACCTTGGCCTGGCAGTCAAGTTCATTAG CGACACAAATGAAGTGGACATCCCCCCCAACACACGGGTGGGCACCAAGCGCTTCATGCCCCCCGAGGTCCTGGACGAGAGCCTCAACCGCAACCACTTCCAGTCCTACATCATGGCCGACATGTACAGCTTCGGGCTCATCCTGTGGGAGATCGCCAGGAGATGCGTGTCTGGAG GCATAGTAGAAGAATACCAGTTACCGTACCACGACCTTGTGCCCACTGACCCTTCATATGAAGACATGAGGGAAGTGGTGTGCATCAAGAGGTTACGACCTTCATTCCCCAACAGATGGAGCAGCGACGAG tgcctgAGACAGATGGGCAAACTAATGACCGAGTGCTGGGCCCAGAACCCCGCCTCTCGCCTCACCGCCCTGCGCGTCAAGAAGACCCTGGCCAAGATGTCAGAGTCCCAGGACATTAAGCTCTGA